Sequence from the Rhodopirellula halodulae genome:
CGCAATTGACCGGCTTCTTCGACCAAGCCTTTGATGCGATTGACCTGATCGGGGTCTTTCTCAGGGATGATGATTTCGATTTGTTGTTCGCCGTAGGGACGAATCACGATTTCTTGCGTGCCGGCGGGGTTGATCCGACGGGTCAATGGAGCAACCAAATCTTCGCTGGTGATTCGGGTGCCACCGTTTTCGTCGATCAGTTCCAGCTTTTCCGGATCCAGCTCATAGACCAAAATCGTCCCGCCGGACAAATCGATACCGAGGCTGGGCAGCTTCTGAGCCAACGTCACCGCACTGGCGACAATTGCCAGCAAGATGAAGCCGAAGCGAGTGCCGTAAGTTGGCATCTTCAGAGATTTGGCCAAGAAGTTTCCGACAAGAAACGGCAAAATCAATACGGCCGCGGCGCTCAACAGCGTCACGATTTGACCGCTGCTGATGCCTTGGGAGACTTCGTTGGCGACGGCGGCGTCCGTTTGTGCTAGCCACTGTGCCGAAATCGCTTGGCAAAAATCCGGGAGAGTCGAAAGATCCATCGTGGTTTCTAAGTACGGGTGCGTTGTGTCCGCTGCGACCAAAACCAGTCGCTGTGGGAGGATGGTTTGGAAACAGGTCAGGCCGACGAATCGTTGTCGGGTTTGTTCTTCGGTTCGCCGACGATTTTGACGATGGCTGACCGATTGACTTTGATTCGTGTCGAACCGTTTTCATCGATCTTCAATGTCACGGTGTCACTGTCCGGCGACGCGTTCACGATCGTTCCGTGAATTCCACCGACCGTGACCACCCGGTCGTTCTTGCCCAGCGACGCCATCATTTTGGCTTCTTCCGCTCGGCGTCGACGTTCGGGACCGAAGTAGGTGACGTAGAAAATCGCCACGACACCAATCGGCAAAAG
This genomic interval carries:
- the yajC gene encoding preprotein translocase subunit YajC, with the protein product MLPSFDLFFNDLSRQANLLALQLLAQDAAPPEADSFLRRFLENPLLLPIGVVAIFYVTYFGPERRRRAEEAKMMASLGKNDRVVTVGGIHGTIVNASPDSDTVTLKIDENGSTRIKVNRSAIVKIVGEPKNKPDNDSSA